The following coding sequences are from one Natrarchaeobaculum sulfurireducens window:
- a CDS encoding ABC transporter permease: MTAILRLESRKRLRGSLLLVAVFAVLSALYFSMFPGIQAEMDALEAAFPEYMFDMFGIEELHTIEGFIAAEIYSFFWSLLVAIYFAYVGAGLIASDVQDRRMDLTLSNPVSRESIVLQKIAALWVPLVALNVGVPIIVYVGALTIGESFNPVALAMVHLLSIPYLLVCAGIGLVLSVVVDHARRARATALTLVFVCWLVDGVSRVDPEYEWIGAFTPSRYWEETDVLVHEEYAFADAALLSVVFFLLVGLAVVVFVRRDI; encoded by the coding sequence ATGACCGCGATTCTCCGACTCGAGTCCAGAAAGCGTCTCCGGGGCTCGCTCCTCCTGGTCGCCGTCTTCGCCGTCCTGTCGGCGCTGTACTTCTCGATGTTCCCCGGCATCCAGGCGGAGATGGACGCACTCGAGGCAGCGTTCCCGGAGTATATGTTCGATATGTTCGGGATCGAAGAACTCCACACGATCGAGGGGTTCATCGCTGCAGAGATCTACTCGTTCTTCTGGAGTCTCCTCGTCGCGATCTACTTCGCGTACGTCGGTGCCGGGCTGATCGCGAGCGACGTCCAGGACCGGCGGATGGATCTCACGCTCTCGAACCCGGTCTCACGCGAGTCGATCGTCCTCCAGAAGATCGCTGCCCTCTGGGTCCCGCTGGTCGCGCTGAACGTCGGGGTCCCGATCATCGTCTACGTCGGCGCGCTCACCATCGGCGAGTCGTTCAACCCCGTTGCACTCGCCATGGTCCACCTGCTCTCGATCCCCTATCTGCTGGTCTGTGCCGGGATCGGGCTCGTGCTGTCGGTGGTCGTCGACCACGCGAGACGCGCCAGGGCAACGGCGTTGACCCTGGTGTTCGTCTGCTGGCTGGTCGACGGTGTCTCCCGCGTTGACCCGGAGTACGAGTGGATCGGCGCGTTTACCCCGAGTCGGTACTGGGAGGAGACCGACGTCCTCGTCCACGAGGAGTACGCGTTCGCCGACGCCGCGCTTTTATCGGTGGTCTTTTTCCTCCTGGTGGGTCTCGCCGTCGTCGTCTTCGTCCGCCGAGACATCTGA